One Eubacteriales bacterium mix99 genomic window carries:
- a CDS encoding extracellular solute-binding protein, producing the protein MNKKVMNKKVMNKKVMNKKVMKKKKAAALISALCLAILITGCSGKSQKPSDSNGKPNSATESASGSKASSGKEIKVSDPNEFPIVTNPVTLTAWTGKREHISDPKTNTMITEYEKKTGVHIKWTFVPGEEYSTQLNLSFAGGEYPDMYLTNLTPEQVQTATESKILLPLNDLIESQGTNTKKVLEENPEYKEYLTSHDGNIYTLMETDVGVHMRNTHKMFLYNDWLQKLGGKVPETTGEFRDYLIQIRDKDLNGNGKKDEIPMISFGAEGDPVPYIMDSFQMTGDNYYYIDDSGKLVFAPITDDWKEGLRYLNDLYQEGLFYAEETYTQDGDSLKALVNKKKGEDFLVGAVPSFFQGRFIDTGVLNWTDYVPIGPLKGPSGHQAVPDNGIVFRLCSAISSQCKYPEVAMKWLDYWTGEEGTFANAYGMKKGVNYEMVDKPAFSGADQSVKVLQNSYSDNFRFGENMVPKVDSEKIRYAVTDDESTYNTNNTFILMQAARMYESYYQSLNIPSIVWSDKETISKMTEDSGLFNDYIKRANTEFILGTRSLDKDWDAYLKELKDMGLKDYLTVLRKYYGAK; encoded by the coding sequence ATGAATAAGAAAGTTATGAATAAGAAAGTTATGAATAAGAAAGTTATGAATAAGAAAGTTATGAAGAAGAAGAAAGCAGCAGCTCTTATTTCAGCTCTGTGCCTTGCTATTCTGATCACAGGCTGTTCCGGTAAGTCACAGAAGCCCTCGGATTCCAACGGCAAGCCAAATTCTGCCACTGAATCAGCTTCCGGCAGCAAGGCTTCATCCGGAAAAGAAATCAAGGTTTCCGATCCCAATGAATTTCCCATTGTAACCAATCCGGTGACACTTACCGCATGGACCGGCAAAAGGGAACATATTTCCGATCCGAAGACAAACACCATGATAACAGAGTATGAGAAGAAAACCGGAGTACATATCAAATGGACGTTTGTGCCTGGAGAAGAATATTCCACTCAACTGAATCTTTCTTTTGCCGGTGGGGAATATCCCGATATGTATCTGACCAATTTAACCCCGGAACAGGTTCAGACGGCAACGGAAAGTAAAATTTTACTGCCGCTTAACGATCTGATCGAATCCCAGGGAACCAATACCAAAAAGGTACTGGAGGAAAACCCGGAATATAAGGAATATTTAACCTCCCATGACGGGAATATCTATACCCTGATGGAAACGGATGTCGGCGTTCATATGAGGAACACCCATAAGATGTTTCTTTATAATGACTGGCTTCAGAAGCTTGGCGGCAAGGTTCCTGAAACAACAGGGGAATTCAGAGATTATCTGATTCAGATTCGGGACAAGGACTTGAACGGCAATGGGAAAAAGGACGAAATCCCTATGATCTCCTTTGGCGCAGAAGGGGATCCTGTTCCGTATATTATGGACAGCTTCCAGATGACAGGAGATAATTATTACTATATCGATGACAGTGGCAAGCTGGTATTTGCCCCCATCACTGATGACTGGAAGGAAGGACTTCGTTATCTGAATGATTTGTATCAAGAAGGATTGTTTTACGCAGAAGAGACCTATACCCAGGATGGCGATTCCCTGAAAGCTCTTGTCAATAAGAAAAAGGGAGAGGATTTTCTGGTGGGAGCCGTGCCTTCCTTTTTCCAGGGCAGATTTATTGACACAGGCGTCCTGAATTGGACGGATTATGTTCCCATTGGTCCGCTGAAGGGACCATCCGGTCATCAGGCTGTGCCGGACAACGGAATCGTGTTCCGGCTTTGCTCTGCCATTTCCTCACAGTGCAAATACCCGGAGGTGGCCATGAAATGGCTGGATTATTGGACGGGAGAAGAAGGGACCTTTGCCAATGCATATGGAATGAAAAAGGGCGTGAACTATGAAATGGTGGATAAGCCCGCATTTTCCGGAGCGGATCAGTCTGTCAAGGTTCTTCAGAATTCCTACAGTGATAATTTCCGCTTTGGTGAGAACATGGTGCCGAAAGTGGACAGTGAAAAGATTCGTTATGCGGTAACGGACGACGAATCCACCTATAACACCAACAATACCTTTATTCTGATGCAGGCAGCCAGGATGTATGAGTCTTATTATCAGTCCCTGAATATTCCATCTATTGTATGGAGTGATAAGGAAACGATCTCGAAGATGACGGAAGACTCCGGGCTTTTCAACGACTATATCAAAAGGGCAAACACGGAGTTTATTCTGGGAACCCGCAGCCTGGATAAGGACTGGGATGCTTACCTGAAAGAATTAAAGGATATGGGTCTGAAAGACTACCTGACGGTATTGAGGAAATATTACGGGGCAAAATAA
- a CDS encoding carbohydrate ABC transporter permease yields the protein MMTNSKKYQNYGSGDRIFCVVNGFLLIMIFIILLYPLLFIVSASFSADTTVMGLSLLPGKFSLAGYRAVFEYKDIWTGYVNSLIYMAAGTLLSLTLTVCCAYPLSRRDFAMRNFMMTLCMITMYFSGGLIPTFLTVRRLGMLNSMWAIILPGSMSVYNMIVMRTYFQTQIPDELWDSAQLDGCGNIQFLFSIVLPLSGAILAVIGLFYAVGNWNSYFSALIYLTDRKKFPLSIILREILITNSAKLEFMDLDTSMALQERQNLMKYSVIIVSSLPVLLIYPFVQKYFVKGVMIGAVKG from the coding sequence ATGATGACAAATTCAAAAAAATATCAGAACTACGGATCAGGGGATCGAATCTTTTGTGTTGTAAATGGTTTTTTATTGATCATGATATTTATTATCCTGCTGTATCCGCTTCTATTTATTGTATCCGCTTCATTTTCGGCAGATACCACGGTGATGGGACTTTCCCTGCTGCCGGGGAAATTTTCCCTGGCCGGCTATCGGGCGGTGTTTGAATATAAGGATATCTGGACCGGATACGTCAATTCCCTGATTTACATGGCGGCAGGCACTCTGCTTTCCCTTACCTTAACTGTTTGCTGTGCCTATCCCCTATCACGCAGGGATTTTGCCATGCGCAATTTTATGATGACGCTTTGCATGATTACCATGTATTTCAGCGGTGGGCTGATTCCCACATTTCTGACGGTCCGCAGACTGGGAATGCTGAATAGCATGTGGGCTATTATTCTTCCGGGATCCATGTCCGTTTATAACATGATCGTAATGCGGACTTACTTTCAGACGCAAATTCCGGACGAGCTCTGGGATTCCGCACAACTGGACGGCTGCGGAAACATACAGTTTCTGTTTTCCATTGTACTCCCACTTTCAGGGGCGATTCTGGCAGTAATCGGATTATTTTACGCGGTGGGGAACTGGAACTCGTATTTCTCAGCCCTGATCTATCTTACGGACCGTAAAAAGTTTCCGCTGTCCATTATTTTACGTGAAATTTTGATTACCAATTCCGCCAAACTGGAATTTATGGATCTGGATACCAGCATGGCATTACAGGAACGGCAGAATCTGATGAAATATTCCGTTATTATTGTGTCTTCGCTCCCTGTCCTGCTAATCTATCCATTTGTCCAGAAGTATTTTGTAAAAGGAGTGATGATTGGCGCAGTTAAGGGCTGA